A window of the Linepithema humile isolate Giens D197 chromosome 4, Lhum_UNIL_v1.0, whole genome shotgun sequence genome harbors these coding sequences:
- the LOC105675034 gene encoding sorting nexin-4-like — protein sequence MEEVFQNGNYQREANANNMTAVETRKEDCLLDHIEISIVEAEKRANRALNLREFYTVYLIETKVTDPDFKNALSRISSLWRRYTEFELLRAYLEISYPYIVLPPLPEKKVLYAWQKVTTDTFDPDFVDRRRAGLENFLTRVASHPILSRDEHFMGFLQQKDGWRESVKETGYLQIAESKLKALSVAVRLRKPDKRFETIKNYGIELQNNLCNLLRVRARLVEKQHSLYKLHANYGRVFSEWSAIEREMGDGLQKSGHYLDSLAATIDSTLEEEELIADQLKEWLFGASALQAVVRRREALQLAKDEAHNALTAAFEQKDKVMQGKAGLMSRLFGSVDTEEVRELKIIHLEQQIAQHDEAVKQVDEDLKSFSIKAMVDIERFQHQKVVDLKETLATYCVLQFKLARKGLQAWQHIKGCLESIP from the exons ATGGAAGAGGTATTTCAGAACGGAAATTATCAGAGGGAGGCTAACGCCAACAACATGACCGCCGTGGAGACGCGGAAAGAG GACTGCCTACTCGACCACATAGAGATCTCAATAGTAGAAGCAGAGAAAAGGGCGAACCGGGCGCTTAATTTAAGGGAGTTCTACACAGTATACCTCATCGAAACTAA agtCACTGATCcagattttaaaaatgcattaagtAGGATAAGCTCATTATGGCGACGATATACTGAATTCGAATTGCTTCGTGCTTATCTGGAAATTTCTTATCCTTATATTGTGTTACCGCCTTTACCagaaaaaaaagttctttatGCGTGGCAGAAAGTGACGACTGACACATTCGATCCTGACTTTGTAGATCGCAGAAGAGCTGGTCTCGAG AATTTTCTGACAAGAGTAGCATCGCATCCTATACTTTCACGTGATGAACATTTCATGGGATTTCTCCAGCAGAAGGATGGCTGGAGAGAAAGTGTTAAAGAAACAG gGTATCTGCAGATTGCAGAATCGAAACTAAAAGCGCTTAGTGTAGCAGTGCGATTAAGAAAGCCGGATAAACGATTCgagactataaaaaattatggaatTGAACTGCAG AATAATTTGTGTAATCTGTTGCGAGTGCGTGCACGTCTCGTCGAGAAGCAACACAGTCTGTACAAATTACACGCAAATTACGGGCGTGTCTTCAGTGAATGGAGTGCCATAGAGAGAGAAATGGGCGATGGACTGCAG AAATCGGGACACTACTTGGACTCATTAGCGGCAACAATAGATTCCACTCTCGAGGAAGAAGAGCTTATAGCCGATCAGCTGAAGGAGTGGTTGTTTGGTGCGTCGGCGTTACAGGCTGTGGTTAGACGCAGAGAAGCTTTACAGTTGGCTAAGGACGAGGCTCACAATGCCTTAACCGCTGCGTTCGAACAAAAGGATAAAGTTATGCAag gTAAAGCCGGTCTGATGTCGCGCTTATTTGGCTCGGTGGATACCGAAGAGGTTCGCGAACTAAAAATAATCCATCTGGAACAGCAGATCGCGCAGCACGATGAAGCCGTAAAACAAGTTGACGAAGATTTAAA ATCTTTTTCCATCAAAGCTATGGTGGATATCGAGAGATTCCAGCACCAAAAAGTTGTCGATCTAAAAGAAACTTTGGCAACTTATtgtgttttgcaatttaagTTGGCTAGAAAG GGTCTTCAAGCTTGGCAGCACATTAAAGGTTGTCTCGAAAGTATACCGTGA